A window of Kineococcus sp. NBC_00420 genomic DNA:
GGGCGGAACCGTGACCCAGGGCCGGCCGCGTCCGTCGGCAGAGCGGCGTCCCGGGTGGCGCTCGCGACCCGCAACCCTTCGTGTCGTGGCGTCAGGCGGGGCCCGCCACCACGTGCTCGTCGTCGAGTCGGGCACCGCGCAGCGCGGAGGTCGTCATCACCGCAGCCGTGCCGATGACCACCGCAGCCGCGACGACGAGTGCGAGCGGGTAACCGGCCGCGTCGCCGAGCAGACCACCCAACGGCGCCGCGACCACCACCGCGGCCCGGTTGAACGAACGCATCGTGGTGTTCATCCGACCCTGCAAGCGGTCCGGGGTCACGACCTGGCGGTAGCTCATCTCGTTCGCGTTCGACGCGCCCATGCACAACCCCAGGAACAGCTGTCCGAGCGCGAACACGCCCCAGGCGATCCCGCCGGCCCACGGTCCGTCGCCGCCACCGGCGGGCGCCACCGAAGGGGCGAGCGCCATGACCGCCCACGCCAGTCCCGTCCCCGCCTGGGTCGCGATGATCACCCGCCCCGCCCCCCAGCGTCGGCCCAGGCGGACCGCGACCGTCGCCCCCGCCAGCGCCCCCAGGCCCGCGGCCGTCGTCGCCAGCCCGAGCGTGGCCGCGCTCAGGCCCAGGTCGCGCAGGGCCATCGGCGCGAGCACCGCCCCGGCCACGGCCGAGCCCGCGAACCACAGGTGCGTCGAGATCGCGAACGGCCGCAGCGTCGGGTGCCGGTAGACCCACCGCAGGCCCTCCGCGACGTCGGTCACGACACCGCGCGCCCCGCCCCGCAGGCCGTCGCCCTGCCGCGGTGTCGCTTCCGGGGCGACGGGTTCGGTGACCTGGACGGTGGCCACCAGGACCGCCGAGCCGAGGTAGCTCACCGCGTCGACGAGGACGGCCGACGCCGACCCGAGCAGGGAGACCACGACGCCGGCCACGGCGGGACCGCTGCCCTGCGCGACCGCGTCGGCCTGGTCGATGCGCGCGTGGGCCGCGCCCAGCAGCGGGCGGGGGACGACCCGGGGCAGGAAGGACTGGGACGCGGCGTCGCCGACCAGGGTCGCCGTCCCGAACACGACCATCGCCGCGACGAGGCGGCCCAGGTCGAGGTGCCCGGTCACCGCGAGCACGGGGATCGACGTCAGGACCAGCGCGCAGGCCAGGTCGGTGGCGACCATCAGCGGGCGCCGCCGCACCCGGTCCACTAGGACCCCGACGAGCAGACCGACGACCAGGTAGGGCAACCACCGGGCGGCGTTGACGAGGCCGACCGCGGCGCCGCTGCCGTGGAGGGTCTCCACGACGAGGACCTGGATCGCCAGCGCCGTGATGTAAGAGCCGAACGCCGAGGTCACCCCGGCGGACCACAGCCGCCCGTACCCGCGGCACTCCCGCAACGACCGTGGCTGCGCGTCCGCCGACTCGTTCACGTGCGCCGTCCGGTGGCCTCGCCGATCAGCGCCGGTGAGGGGTCAGGAGCTGGGGAACTGCTCGTGGCGGTAGGTCGCGACCCCCTCGGAGGTGGCGCGGTCGAAGTCACCGCGCTCCGGCTGCCGGCGGGCCGAGCGGTCCCGGCCGCGATCACGCAGGACCAGCAGGACGACGAGAGCCACCAGCACGACACCGACAGCGATGACCGTAGCCAGGATCACGAGTTGCTCCTCTGCGTCGACGAACCTCCACCCTGGCACACCCGACGCCTGCCGGGGCGTGCACCTGGCACCCTGGTGCGCGCCGCCGACCTCGTCGCGTGGTGACCGTCGATCCGCCGACCCCGGCGCTCCCGTCAGCCCGGTCGGGACGATGATCGCGACGTGGACGGCGCCGGCACCTCGAGAGCACGACGACCACGCCCACGCCTGAGCGCCACGACCATCGACGACGTCGCGCGGGCGGCGGGCGTGTCCCGGCAGACGGTCACCCGCGCCGTGAACGACATGACCGGCATCAGCGCCGTCACCAAGGAGCGCGTGCTGCGCGCGGCCGCGGAGCTGGACTACCGCCCGTCCCGGTCGGGACGAGCGATGGCCCGCGGCCGTCACGACGCCCTGGGCGTCGCCGTCAGCGACCTGACCGACCCCTTCTACGCACCCCTGGCCGCGGCGACGATGCGCCGGGCCGGTCAGGCGGGTCACGACGTCGTCCTGGTCGACGTCGCGTCGTCGCAGAACCCCGTCCGGCTGCTGACCGGTCTGACCCGACAGGTCGACGCCGTCATCGCCTACCTCGGCCGCCACGAGAGCTGGACCGACGTCCTCTCCGACGTCCCCACCGTCTGGGTCGGTGCGCCCGGCGACCCGCTGCCCACCACCGGGGCGCGGATCACCCCGGACCCCACGACGGCGCTGGCCGCCGCGGCCGCGCACCTGCGCGCGAGCGGGTCGGTGCACGCGGTGGTCTTGAACGCCTGGGCCGGGCCCGACCGCCGCACCGAGATCGTCCTGG
This region includes:
- a CDS encoding LacI family DNA-binding transcriptional regulator, whose protein sequence is MDGAGTSRARRPRPRLSATTIDDVARAAGVSRQTVTRAVNDMTGISAVTKERVLRAAAELDYRPSRSGRAMARGRHDALGVAVSDLTDPFYAPLAAATMRRAGQAGHDVVLVDVASSQNPVRLLTGLTRQVDAVIAYLGRHESWTDVLSDVPTVWVGAPGDPLPTTGARITPDPTTALAAAAAHLRASGSVHAVVLNAWAGPDRRTEIVLEALARAGLHAVTHPAGGPGYRDGHRATHEVLRRGVPDVVVVWNDPIAIGALAALAERGIGVPDQTQVLGIDGLSVAEFTAPALSTVVLDPEVVAQVSVDAALRWSTGAALGAEDRQQFVHHTFVPRGTTR
- a CDS encoding MFS transporter; the protein is MNESADAQPRSLRECRGYGRLWSAGVTSAFGSYITALAIQVLVVETLHGSGAAVGLVNAARWLPYLVVGLLVGVLVDRVRRRPLMVATDLACALVLTSIPVLAVTGHLDLGRLVAAMVVFGTATLVGDAASQSFLPRVVPRPLLGAAHARIDQADAVAQGSGPAVAGVVVSLLGSASAVLVDAVSYLGSAVLVATVQVTEPVAPEATPRQGDGLRGGARGVVTDVAEGLRWVYRHPTLRPFAISTHLWFAGSAVAGAVLAPMALRDLGLSAATLGLATTAAGLGALAGATVAVRLGRRWGAGRVIIATQAGTGLAWAVMALAPSVAPAGGGDGPWAGGIAWGVFALGQLFLGLCMGASNANEMSYRQVVTPDRLQGRMNTTMRSFNRAAVVVAAPLGGLLGDAAGYPLALVVAAAVVIGTAAVMTTSALRGARLDDEHVVAGPA